TTGACGATCCAATTCATTCCGAAATTGACCGGTCCATCCCAGGCCACGCTGACCTTTGCCACGACCGATCCAGGGTATCCGACTGTGGGAGTCACCTTGAAAGGAACCGGTGTTCCGGTCACTGCGGTCAACCGTTCGGTCTTGCTCGATACGACGCACGGTGTGTCGTCAAGTCTTGCAACGGGTTCGATCACGCAGTTTCTCTCCGAGTTCATTCAGGCACTTCAAAGAAGCGGCATCACGGTGAGCAGCCAGACAGCGTTCGACCCGCTGGCCTCCTCGTTTGATGCCGTCATGATCGCAGCGCCGAAAACGACGTTCTCGCTGGTGGAGATCAATAAGCTGCATCAGTATGTTTCGAACGGCGGCTTTGTCGTGATGCTCGGCGACTCGGGCAATTCCGACGCCAACAATTGTCTGAACGGCATCCTCTCGAATTTTCAGTGGGTGCAGGACGCTCCGAATACTCCAACAGGACTTGCGATGAACAGCGATGCGGTGACCGATGGCGTAAGGAACTATTCGAACAATCCCGCCGCGCCGCTTCTTTCCAATTTCACCGACACGACCCATCCGTTCGTGAAGGGCGTTCACACGATCATTCCTTTTGGATGCGCGAGCATCGCACTTTCGGCACAGGCATCGCCGTTTTTGCGCGGGAACCTCACCACGGTGGCCACGACCAGCGACAGTCTGCAAAAGAAAACAGCACAGCCCGTCGTGATGGCCATGAGCCAGGTTGGAAAGGGGACGATCCTTTTGATCGGAGATGTCGATATCTGGTCTAATGTCCGGGGAAAGGACACCCTGTCGCCACTCCCGACAGGCATTCTTGCAGGAGACAATCTCCAGTTTGCATTGAACGTCTTCGGCTTTACGGGAAGCTATTCCGTAAAAATTCCGAGTCCGACGTTGAGCGACCAGTACCAGATCATCAGCATTCCGTTCGACCTGTTGGATTTCAACATCAGCGACGTCCTCAAGGACCTCGGAGCTGCCGATAAAACAAAATGGCGGCTCTACGGCAGATGGGACGGCTCGGAGTATCAAGAGTATCCGAGTCCGGATTTCCTTACGTTCAAGCGGGGGGAAGGATATTGGCTTATCACGAAGGGATCGCAATCGTTGTCGCTTGGATCGGCGAACGTCTCGACGGCGCAGGGCTTCTTCCCGATTCAGCTCGACTCGGGATATAATTTGATCGGAAATCCTTTTCCCTACCCCGTCAGTTGGGCGAACTCGCTCCATTCAACTCCGGATTCCGTCGAATCGTGGCTGTGGGGCTTTGACGGCGCTGGATTTCAGCAGGTCACCGACATCATGCAGCCATTTGCCGGATATTTTCTGAAGAGCCTTCGCAACGGAGTTACCGTTTACATCAATCCCGATGAAGTGTCGTCGGCATCTCTCGCGAAGAAGGCCGAAGTGCAGCGGCAGTTTGCGCAAGGGGAATGGCAGGTGCAGATCAGCGCGGCGAACGGCACGGGGGCGGATAACGATAATGTTGCGGGCGTACTACGCTCGGCGAGCGACGAATGGGATGCCGAAGATTTTTCAGAGCCTCCTCCGGCGCCGACCGACTATGTCACCCTCTCCTTCAATCATCCAAATTGGAAAACGAATCCCGGGAGATACGCAGGGGACTACCGTCCAATTCATCCCGAAGGAAACTATTGGGACTTCGATATCGCATCGTCGAATTCCAAAGCGTCAGTTTCGGTTCAATTCGTCAAGAGCGGAAATATGCCGGCTCAATTTGAAATGTATCTCGTCGATATGACGACAGAGAGGGCATACGACATCAGCTCAGCTTTATCGTACAACTTTGCGTACGAGAAGAATGAAAGCGACCGCTTGTTCCGGTTGATCGTCGGAACAAAAGAGTACATCGGGAGCAATACGAACGGGATCCCTTTGGTTCCGGTCGGATATTCACTCGATCAGAATTATCCGAACCCGTTCAATCCAACCACGACGATCGGATACTCGCTTGCTCACAGCGGGTATGTCACCCTGGAGATCTTCAACGTTCTCGGGCAGAAGGTCAAAACACTCTTCACCGGGGATCAAAAGATCGGCAATTATTCTGTTGTGTGGGACGGTACGGGGGACAACGGGGCAGGGGCGGCGAGCGGGATCTATTTTTACAGAATCAAAACAGAGGCATTCAGCTTCACCAAAAAGATGGTGTTTTTGAAATAATATTTGGCTTTTTCACTCTGAGTTGAAATCGAATCTCACATACAGAAGAGCACTCTTTTTAACCGTGGCGCTACCGCTGGGGGTGCGTCTCCTTTTGGCGCAGAGCACAGCTCCATCATACGATGAGCGGCTTCTTTTCCAGGGAATGACGGGCGTTACCGTCGGGGCTTCTCAGCAAGCATGGAATCTGAAGGAAGAGGGGAACGTCGTCGAACAATCTGCTCCCGCGATGATCTCCATTCCACTTTCCAATCGTATTCTGATCTCTGTGGCGAATTCCCCGGCAATTTCCAAGCTGGACACGCTCACGCTTCAAGGCGTTGCCGATACGCGGGTCGGTTTTTCGTATGTCCTTCCTGGAGACGCTTGGTGGATCAACGGCGGCGTCAGTCTGCCGACGGGTATCACAAAACTGACTGATGATCAGCTAACGATCGCCACGTTGATCTCCGAATCTTCGCTCGACTACAATGTACCGGTCTTTGGTCAGGGAACGAATGCCAACCTCGGCTTTGCGTATGCCTACCCGGTTCAACGGAGGCTGATCGTTGGGTGCGGTGCCTCGTATGTCTATAAAGGAGAGTACCAGCCTGTCTCGGTCGAGGGGTTTAACCAGATGTATAAGCCGGGCGATGAAATTTCCGCCAACATCGGTCTCGATTACACGTCGTTCTCGAAATTGTCGCGCCTCTCGGCCGACATCACGGTCACAAATTATTTTCCCGACAAACTCGGTGGAGAAAATTTCATCCAGTCGGGGCTCCGGTTTATGGTGCTCGGCGTTTATTCGGTGAAGACGGGACCGGTCACGCACCGTCTGCTCCTGAGGACGCGTCTCAGAACACAGAGCGAAATTTTTAATTCTGGAACGGGGCAAATGTTCAAGAGCTCGCAGCACTACGAGGGTCAGTATACCGCAACATGGTCTCCGGTCGAGTGGTTCTCTCTTGCCGGGCTTGCAGAAGGGAAGCTCCATACCGGCGACCAGATTCCGTTCGGTGTCGGAATTTTCGAGACTGGCAAAGCCCAGCTCGCATCCGCCGGCGTTGAGACCGGATTCTCGCCTGCATCGTGGTTCAGCATTGCGTTCAACGCCAAGTACGGCACCGGGAGCGTTGTGATCAATAACGTGACGCAAGACGCCACGGGGACTGAATTCGGGGCCCGCGGACGCATCCAATTTTGAAGTGAAAAAGATCTTGATTATTTCATCATAAAAGGAAGGACACCGTCATGAATAAACGTCTACATCGCGGCCGCGTATCGTGGCTGATAGCCATTGCCTTGCTGTGGTCCCTGGCCGTTCCGTTCGCCCGCGCACAGGAGGCAGCACCGCAGACGATTGCGATCCTTTATTTTGAGAACAACAGCGTTGTCGATAGAGATAAACTCGATCCGTTGAAAAAAGGGCTCGCTGATATGCTTATCACGGAGATGTCGAAGATCAAGGGGCTCAAGGTCGTCGAGCGGCAGCGGATTCAATCGGTCGTCGAAGAATTGAACCTCGGCGAATCGGACCTGGTCGACAAGGGGACCTCACAGAAGATGGGAAAGTTGCTCGGGGCCAAAGTGCTCCTGTTCGGCGGGTTTTCGAACTTGTTCGGCGACAAGCTTCGCATCGATGCGCGCATCGTCGCGACGGAAACCGGTTTGACGCTCAAGGCCGAGGAAGAAACGGGCGACCTCGATCAGTTCCTGACGATGTTGAACTCGCTCGTGAAGAAAATCTCTGACGACCTTGAAGTAAAGCTCAGTTCGGCAGAAGAAGACCAGCTTGGTTCCGCGAAGGACGGAAAATTCAACGGCTATGTGACATACGCACAAGCGCTCAATCTGGAAGACAACGGCCATAAACTGGAAAAAGAAGGAAAAATCGCCGAGGCTGCCGCGATGTATGAGAACGCTAAATCGATGTACCAGAAAGCATGGGATGAATCGAGCGGATATGAACCGGCCAGGCAGAAGGTCGAAGAGATGACCGCGCTTGTCGGAAAATTAAAGAAAGAAACTAAATGAGAAACGTCGTGAAGAATGTTAACGGAAATCGCATTCACGAACTGTTCACGATTCGAGGAGAACTACGTATGAAACGAGTAACGATAATGTTGTGGACTGCTCTTGCGGCGGTAATGACGGCGGCGGTCCGCGTTTGTGCGCAAGATTCGGAAATGCCCCGGATCATGGTTGTTGTCGACGAAAAAATTGACGACAAGGATGCTACGGCGCAAAAAGTGACCGGAAAGATTGAGAGCGCATTCCTTGCCAAAGGCTACCGGCTTGTCGACAAATCTCAGTTTGAGACCGTCCGCGCGCGCGACCTTTCGCTCGGCGATCTGAATCCGACAAAGGCCAAAGAGCTCGGCCGCCGTTTTGGCGCAGAATTGATCATTGCCGGAGGCGCACAGGCCGTGTTCGGTGAGGAACGGGAGACGTACGGCATCAAAACGGTCGAGTATACTGCCGACGGAGAAGTCAAAGTCATTATCACCGACACCGGAGACATCATTGCTGTGTCGAGCGCGACATCCAAGAAAGCGTCGCAGGGAAGGTCCCAGGCAGCGTCGAAAGCCCTCGATGAACTCGGGGATTCGCTGGCGTCGGACCTCCTGGCAAAAGTGCAGATGAAACTGAAGGACATGAAAGAGCGGCCGGTCGCCGTTCAGCTTGCTCTCTTGGGGGTGACCGATGCTTCGCTCATGAAGATCGAGCAGGAACTTCCGGGCAAGATTCCGATGATTCAAAAAATGAAGCTGCGGTACATGGAAGGCGACGCGGCAGTGGAAGATGTCTGGATCCGCGGCTCGATCGACGATTTGCGGAAACAATTCTCTTCGATGTCCGACTATAAGGTCGAATCGTTCACCGGGAACCGCCTTGATGTCAATACGAAGGTGACAGGGACGAAAACGAGGGTCAGCTACACGCTTCCCGGAGCGCTGGAGATCTCCGAGTTCAACGTCGACAATATATTCCCTGCTGCATACAACTATTACGCCTATAATCCGATCGGGCAAATTACGATTCACAATACGGGAAAGACGGACGTTGGCAACGTCAAAGCGAGTTTCTTTATTCCAACATACATGCAATTACCATCCGAACAGATGATCCCTCTCCTCAAAGCCGGTGCGACAGAGTCGTTCCCTGTCTCGGTGACGCTGGATTCAAAGCAGCTCCTCATGGTCAGCGAGAATACGGTGGCCCAGATCAAGGCGGAGCTGTCGTACACCGCGGGGGGAGAGGCGAAGTCACGCAGCCTTGTCAAGCCGGTCACGGTCTACAGCCGAACTTCGATCACCTGGTCGCGGCCGAATTCGGTGGGCGCTTTTATTACGTCGAACGACGATGCAGTGAAGAATTTTTCCAGGTATGTTCTAGGCTCGGTAAAATACGACCAATCGATCCTCGAAGGGGCGCCGCGCAATCTGCTGAATGCAATGACCGTCTGGGAAGGCATTCGCGCCCTCTCGATCAACTATGTCAGCGCGCCGTGGAGAGTCGCGGAAGCCGACCTTCTTGACGACGTTCAGTTCCCGCGAGAGACGCTGGCAAATCACACGGCGAACTGCAGCGGCAGTTCCGTGCTCCTCGCCGCCTGCCTCGAGAATATCGGGATTCGGACGGCGCTGGTCGGCACGTCGGACCATGTCTTCATCATTTTTGATTCGGGCGTGAACAAAAAGAATGCATCACGGATCAGCCTCGACGAAAAAGATTACATCGTCAGGGACAACACGGTCTGGATCCCGCTGGAGACGACCATCATCAATCATCCGTTCGCCGAAGCGTGGAAGCTTGCCGCCGACGAGTACTACAAGATCGCCGACTCGAAGGGGCGGCTGGACATTATCGACGTGCGTGCTGCATGGGAACAATTCCCGCCGGCGAACCTCGCCGTCAACGTGAAAGCCGCCGAACCGCCTGCGGCGGATAAAGTTTCTTCCCTGATGAACGACGACATGAAGAATGTGTCGCAGATCTCCGCCCAGATGTTGAACCGGAAAGTAGCGGAACTGAAGAACCAGGGGGATGAACAATCGTGCAATCGGGCCTCGATGTATCTTGCCAACGCGGGACGGTACGCCGAAGCGGCTGCCATGATCAAAACGTTCACATCCCCGATGGCAAAAAATAATCTCGGCAATATTTATCTGATGCAGGGAGATTCCGCCAATGCGTGCAAGAACTATTCGGCGGCGCTCGACGCCGATAAAAGCGACGGCGGCATCGACCTCAACATAGGGCTGCTCCAATATCTTGGCGGCGACCAGGAGGGGACGGTGAGTTCCTTCGCCAGTGCGATTGCAAAATTCCCCTCTCAGGAAAAAGCGTTCTCCGAACTGGGGATCGACCATATTGTCGCCGAGATGAATAAAACGCGCGGCGCCGAAAAAGGGGCGACAGTAGACCGGAACGAACTGCAAAGCCTTCTGTTCGCGGCCCTGCAGGATGTCGCAGCCAAAAGCGCTTCGCGGCCGAATACTGCCCGGATCAGAAAAGGAGAAAATAAGTTCGTGTTTGGAGGGCGCCGCGGGATCGACCCGACGCAGCTTTCGAACATCAAAGATTTTCTCTATTGGAAAATATAATCCGAAATTCAGTATATTGGGGCTGTCCGACATCGAATGGTGTCTGGCAGCCCTTTTTCTTGCATCGGGCTCGCTGAATTGTTGCCGAACCACTCCTCTACCACAAAGGGTCACGCCGAATGAAAAGAACATTGATGAAGCTGGCGGTTGGGATTCTTGTTGCGGCCGCGTCGATGGCATTTTCTCTTTACCTCTTTCACACCAACTCGATAGAAAATACGTTCGGGTCCAATTTCTTTCCGGCGCTGGAGCGCAAATCGTATGACGCACTCATCCGTGCCCGGGGTGAACGGCCTCATACCTCCAACGTTGTCATTGTGAAGATCGATGAGAATACGTTGAAGGAACTCGACTATCCCGTTCCTCGCGATAAGTTCGGCTCGCTGCTCGGCATTATTTCCGCGAGCGGCGCGAAAGCGATCGGCGTCGACTATTTTTTCCCCACCGTCAAGCAGGACAGCGCCTCGCAGTTTCAGAACAGCTTGTTTCTGCGGCTTGCGGCGTTGTCGAACCACGTGATCCATGCCGTCGGTCCTTTTGTTCCCAGTGAAGACATCGGGGAACTCAAGGCGAAGGACGTTGACAGAGAGGCGTACGCCGTTCTTCACCCGTTCGCTATCCCGACCAGAGGGGCACGATTGAATTTTCCGCGCGCTACGTATATCGACGAACGTCCGTTCGATTCGCTCGCTTCGCTCGGAAGCGGTGTAGGGCATGTGCTGCTCAATCCCGACTCCGTCGACGGCATTATCCGTAAAATGCCGTTCCTTGTAGAGTACGCCGGCGACTATTATCCGGCATTCGGCGCGGCCCTTGCATTCCATGCGTTGAATATAGACCTCAAGTCCGTGACAGTCACACCCTCCGAGGAAGGCATGATGGTTCATGCCGGACAGCTGGAAATTCCGGTGACCCAGCACGGCGAAATCCTCGTCGATTACGCAGGCAAGAACAGCATCTACAAGGAGATCTCTTTTTATGATGTTCTCGACGCCTTCACCCGCGGCGATGCGCAGGTGCTTTCCATGTTCAAGGGGGCCGTCGTCATCATCGGACCGACTGCGCGCTCCATCGCGGACATCGGCGCGACCCCGGTGTCAGAAAAGTCTCCGAACTGTTATGTGCATGCGAATGTCTACGACCAGATCATGACGGATCACTTTATCAGCACGGCGTCGTTCGGTGCGCAGCTGATCCTGCTCATCATCCTCACGCTCGCCGTCGCCGTTTCGTCCATGCTGTTGAAACTGCGATGGAGTCTTCCTATAGGAATATTCCTGCTGGGAGGATACCTGTGGTTTGCGTACTCGGCGTTCGCAAACACGGGGACGATGTACAGCCTTACGGAACCGATCTTTGCGATCTTCTTCAGTTATGCGGGAGCGATGAGCTACATTTCAGCGACCGAAGGGAAGCAGAAGACGCAGATCAAAGCAATGTTCCAGAAATACGTCGATGCATCGGTCGTTGAGCAGCTGATCGACAATCCTTCCCTGCTGAAGCTCGGCGGCGAGGAGCGCGAGATCACGACATTGTTTGCGGACATTGAAGGGTTTACAAGAATGGCTGAGAAGCTCGGTCCGCAGAACACCGTCGGCCTTCTGAATACCTATTTGAGCGAGATGACGAATATCATCATCGAGGACCGGGGGACGCTGGACAAATATATCGGCGATGCGATCATGGCATTCTGGGGAGCGCCGCTTGACGATCCTGACCATGCTGTGCACGCCTGCGCTGCCGCACTGCGGATGCAGAAAAGGTTGGAGGGACTTCACACGAAATGGATTCATTTCGGGCGGCCTGTCGTGAATCAACGGATCGGATTGAATACAGGCAAGGCGGTCGTCGGCAACATGGGAGCCGAGACAAAATTCAACTACACCGCGGTCGGCGACGCAGTGAATCTTGCGTCCCGTCTCGAGGGAGTCAATAAGGAATACGGCACGCGGCTGCTGATGAGCGAGTTCACCTACCGGCGCGTTTCCCAATCGGTGCTCGCACGCGAAATGGACCTTGTGGTTGTTGTGGGGAAAACCGAGCCCGTCCGTATTTATGAATTAATAGGGATGGCTGACGAAGTGCAAAACGACTCAACGAAAAAATTTCTCGATTATTATCATGCTGGCCTCGAGGCGTACAAAAAGCGGGCATGGAAAAGCGCCATCGATCAGTTCCAGCAGGCGCTCCAGATCCGCCGAGATGATATCGTGTCTAACCTGTACATCCAGCGGTCGACGATGTTCATCGATGCTCCGCCCCCTGAAAACTGGAATGGCGTTTTTGTTATGACAAAGAAATAGTAGGCGGGTTAATGCACGTCAGTACAAAACAAAGCCCCGACGTTCATCGGGGCTTTGCGGTTTTACCTCACCCGCCTTCCAGGCAGGGGATGATGCCGAAAGATGCTTAATGCTAGTTAAGCTTGGTCGGGGTCTGTGTCTGGTTCGTCACTGTCATGTCGTATGACGGGAACGTTCCATCGCTCAACGCGGTCTTGCCAACGCCGTGCAACACTACCGTCGTCGCGGTTCCTGCCGTCTTCACCGTGTAGGTTCCGTTCGCGTTATTTGTGAATGCCGTCGACGCGAGAATGCCGAGACCCGTTGCATCTGCCGTCAAGCCGACGAACGAATTTCCGCCTCCGCCGAGGGTTGTCGGCTTGGCATAATATTGCTGCGCTTTGGCAGCCAAGGTTGTTAAGTCCGCGATCACCGCGCTGCGGTTTTGATCGACGGCGTTATCCTGGAACATCGTGATACCGACTGCCACGGCGATACCGACAATGATGACGCCCAAGATGATCAGAAGCAACTGTTGCTGGCCCATGGTAAACTCCTATTGTTATTGTTTGATGGTTGAGTGATGTTGGTTTTCTATTGTCTAAGTGTAATGGTCAATATACTTGCATTACTCGTGCCAAAAATTTTACCTTGATTTTTGGCCCGTAATCTGATCGATTTCTTTAGGAATAGAGATTTTTTACCACCACCAGGTCATTTTTACCGACCAATGTTTCTTTGAAATAATGATCGGAGTTTGCTATGGGCAGGCTTTGTTAAGCCTTGTATACATTAAAAAGCCTCAATTTGAGAGATTGTGATAGCGAGTATCCTATGGAGTACGTGAAAACCGTGGAAACAGAATGTCCTTACTGTTGGGAAAGGATTGAGCTGGTCATTGACTGTTCTGTGATACCTCAAGAGTACATCGAGGATTGTGAGGTATGCTGCCGGCCGATCTCTGTCTCGGTGGCTCAGGCGGAGGACGGCTCTCCTCAGGTTGAGGTTCGGCGGGAAAACGAGTAAACCTCAAAAAATAAGAAAGCCGGCTGCGACGGCAGTCCGGCTTTTCTCACGATTGAATGAAATCGACGTCCTTACCGTCGGTCTCTAGTCTACAATTCCCTGCTGACCAATGCCTTCTTCAGCTGAGAGATGTGCCAGGTAATGTTGATCTCTTTTGGGCAGGCTTCAATGCAATTGAAAATCGTATGGCACCGCCAGACCCCATCCTGAGTGTCAACGATGTCGAGGCGTTCGTCTCCGGCTTCGTCCCTCGTATCGAACGTGAACCGGTACGCCTTCAGCAGAGCCGCTGGGCCGAGATAATTTTCGTTCGTCCACAGCGAAGGGCACGACGTCGAACAGCATGCGCATAAAATGCATTTCGCCGACTCGAAGAGCTTTTCGGCATCCTCGTTGCTTTGGAGGCGCTCCGTTTCCGGGGGGTTCGTTTTGGAGATAAGGTACGGCTTTACCAGTTCGTACTTCTTGTAAAAATCTGTCAGGTCGACCACGAGGTCTTTGATGACCGGCATCGAAGGGAGCGGTTCGAGCGTGATCACTTTTGTGCAATCGAGCACCCCGAGCAGGATCGAGCAGGCAAGCCGGTTCCGTCCGTTGATGCGCATCCCGTCCGAGCCGCAGACGCCGTGCGCGCACGAGCGCCGGTACGTGAGTGATCCATCCATCGAACCCTTGATCTTTTCGAGCACGTCCAGGACACGCCAGGTTTCATCGACACCGTCGACAACGTACTCTTTGTAATAAGGAGTCGTATCGGTCTCTGGGTTATACTTTTGAACGCGAAATGTTACCTGCATTGGACCATCCTCAATTAGGTGAAAAAGAGTGCAGAACGTCCCTCGATGAGGTTAGTAAACACGTTCTTTCGGCTGGAACTTTGTGATGACCACCGGTTTGTAGGTGATCTTCGGCTTTCCGCCGTTGTTGTAATCGATGAACGTATGCTTCAACCATTTCTTATCGTCGCGCTTTGGAAAATCTTCCCTGGCATGCGCGCCGCGGCTTTCCTGCCGGTTGAGCGCAGAGACGACAATGGTTTCGGCCGTGCCAAGGAGATGCCGTAGTTCGATCGCCTCCATGAGTTCCGTGTTGAATTTCTTCCCGTGGTCTGCGATGGAGATATGTTTGTAGCGGCTCTTCAGATCGTGGATCTCGCCGGCCAATTCTTTCATCATCTTTGCTTCGCGGTATACCGAGCACTTGTCCATCATCTTTTCCTGCATCTCCATCCGGATCGCCGCTGCATTCTCGCTCCCTTTGCTCGAAAGGATTCCGTCGATCATTTCACGCGTTTTCCCGTCCGGGTTTTTCGGAAGGGGGGTGAGGTCCGCGTCGTCCAAATATTCTGCGATCGCTCTGCCGCCACGCCTGCCAAAGACGATGATATCGAGGAGCGAGTTCGTCCCCAGCCTGTTTGCGCCGTGAACCGAAACGCAGGCGCATTCTCCGGCGGCATAAAAACCCGGCAGGACCTTTCCTTTCGCGTCAAGGAAGACACGCGCATCGTTATCCGTCGGGATCCCTCCCATCGCATAGTGCGCCGTTGGTTGGATTGGTATCGGCTCTTTCAACGGCTCGACGCCAAGGTACGTTCTGGCAAACCCCGTGATCTCCGGAATCTTGTCATGAATGACCTGTGCGCCGAGATGCGTGAGGTCGAGATTGACGTAGTATGTTCCGTCGCTCCCCTTGATGCCGCGTCCCTGTTTGATCTCCGTGTAGATCGCGCGGGAGACCATATCCCGCGGCGCAAGGTCTTTCACCGTCGGGGCGTACCGCTCCATGAACCGTTCGCCCGCGCTGTTGCGCAGAATCCCTCCTTCGCCGCGTGCGGCCTCTGAGATAAGGATCCCCAGCTTCCACAATCCGGTCGGGTGGAACTGAAAGAATTCCATGTCCTCCATCGGGATTCCGTTCTCGTAGGCAATGTTGCACCCGTCGCCGGTTCCTATCAGTGCATTCGACGTTATGCGGAAGGCCCGTCCGTATCCCCCCGTTGCAAACATCACTGCCTTGGCGTGGAAGATATGGATCTCGCCCGTGGCAATTTCCATCGCAACGACGCCGCAGCAAACGCCCTTGTTCATGATAAGGTCGGTGACAAAAAATTCGCTGTAGAAATGGACTCCCTGTTTGATGCAGCTCTCGAAAAGCGTGTGAAGCATGACGTGCCCGGTCCTGTCCGCAGAATAACAGGCGCGGCGGACGGCGACTCGCTTCGAATTCGGGTCGGCGGGATTTTCGGGACGCGTATGCCCTCCGAACTTCCGCTGGGCGATTTTCCCGTCAGGCGTACGCGAAAAGGGGAGCCCCATATGCTCGAGTTCAATGATCGCCCGGATGGCGTCGCGGCACATGATCTCGATCGAATCCTGGTCGCCGAGATAATCGCTCCCTTTGACCGTGTCGAACATGTGCCATTCCCATGAATCTTCTTCTTCATTCGCAAGCGCTGCGCAAACGCCCCCCTGCGCCGTCCCCGTATGCGAGCGCGACGGATAGACCTTCGACAAGACTGCGCAGGTGCGTCCCTGCGGAATTTCCAGCGCGGCACGAAGCCCCGCTCCGCCTGCCCCGACGATAACGACATCAAACGTATGAACCATTGACAACTCCGATAAAGAGCTCAGGTGCTGAAATAAGCCTTCGTAGATTTGTGCGCTTCCGAAGGCGCCGAGTGAATTAGAATGAAAGGATCGTTGCGATGCCTAAACTGCCGAACGTGATTCCCGCGAGATAGAGAAGTCCGAGAAGAGTCCAGCTCAGCCACGCCGGCATTTTAAAATCGCGAAAAATATTCCATGTGCCCGAAAGCCCGTGGTATAGTCCAAGCACAACGAAGGAAATCTGCAGCGCCTTATACAGCGGATTTTGCATCCGTGCAAGTACGGCGTCGTACGTATGACCGGAATCGAGATGGTAATGCATGAGAATATAGTGCCCGATAGCGACCACAAACAACGCTACGCCCGAGACCCGCTGCAGGTACCATGCCGGCGCTCCCGAACCCCGCGATCCATAATATTTAGAAGACATAGTGTCGATCCCTTTTGGGAAAAATGATGTTACTTCACCGCAGCCACGGAGTGGATCGCGTCCTGCGAGAACATGATATACCCCATGCCGAAGAAGAGGATGAGTCCGACGATGACCGCGGCATAGTACAATTTCTTATGGTAACGGGCCCCTTCTGCCAGGTCCACCAGCACGATGCGGATGCCGTTGAGCGCGTGAAAGAGGAGGAACGCAAACAGGAACCACTCAAGGAAAAGAAACAGCGGAGTCCTGAACATCAGCATCTCGGTGTCGAAGGCTTCTTTCCCTTTTTGAAGGGACATCAACGCGAAAATATGCAGCATGATGTAGCCGGTTAAGACGAGCCCCGTAATGCGGTGAAGAGCCCACGCCCAACTTCCGGAGAACTTATGGTATGCTAGGAGGACCTTGGCCCAGCCGCTGGCAGGATAATTGCTTGACATGCGAATTACGCTCCTATGTATTGCTGCAAAATGATGGTGATGATAACGGCATCCGTTCATCGCCACAGGTGTTTCTCAGTGGGATTAGAACCGTACCAATGTAAAAAACAATAGTGAAAATCACAACTCGAACCGCGGCCGTTCAGTTCGTGACCGCAACGCTCTCGCTGATGAAC
The Bacteroidota bacterium genome window above contains:
- a CDS encoding DUF4350 domain-containing protein, with protein sequence MRHSLLRTIIALFLFSVAAQRLYPQVNPIGPGGGIVNVVRGDANDSVVLAGTKNDGIYRSLDGGATWTQALSVFPVNDIVFHPTTPLTAYAATQAGLYVSYDAGASWSLTPLTTPVSTIAIDVALPLLMFAGDARPTLQGAAGVFKSTDGGLTWAASSTGLTVSRTITALIIDPAGSLSGMTVYAGTDAAGVYSTSDGGSTWSALATNAGLAGSGLRIHSLSLIQGLGLRAGTSSGEYFCPGGVQWIPFTGTSIADSVVQCSLTVGDSAATDTFYVGTKGNEEFFPTRPDNGGVYRRSNLGLGWTLIFKATIDINSIFIPASHPKKIYLGTSDGVYESSDDGSSWARQNSGMMNSIARTVAVQNSASGYLFAGVYGGGILKSTNGGGTWIPSNNGIDNPYVRGVIADPKNSAVLYAGNVYGLYKSVDTGSTWQKIQTQNIPHDSLSPFNNNLEDGTLRISPVNSQNLFISALTGEFMVSTDGGGTWYAVAPPQQIPTSVVGNIEFDPVSASTMYFSANGVWRSTDLGKTWNSISGNLPLNATVNGTTAPLIGFHPRIDPVNTSEIFLSTLTGGAIYNEYRTTNGGANWTQLNAAGIDVAFDPVHPSTLYCTAVNGVLRSPDDGLTWTKIGGGPSTQYYSIGQSTANDTTMFVGSNRGITAVDTRNALGISQVSFDFGTVPIGSVSGQNITFSDNGSQSVTITVASLTVPLAGPSAYIVPPGATPLVVKPGSSGTLTIQFIPKLTGPSQATLTFATTDPGYPTVGVTLKGTGVPVTAVNRSVLLDTTHGVSSSLATGSITQFLSEFIQALQRSGITVSSQTAFDPLASSFDAVMIAAPKTTFSLVEINKLHQYVSNGGFVVMLGDSGNSDANNCLNGILSNFQWVQDAPNTPTGLAMNSDAVTDGVRNYSNNPAAPLLSNFTDTTHPFVKGVHTIIPFGCASIALSAQASPFLRGNLTTVATTSDSLQKKTAQPVVMAMSQVGKGTILLIGDVDIWSNVRGKDTLSPLPTGILAGDNLQFALNVFGFTGSYSVKIPSPTLSDQYQIISIPFDLLDFNISDVLKDLGAADKTKWRLYGRWDGSEYQEYPSPDFLTFKRGEGYWLITKGSQSLSLGSANVSTAQGFFPIQLDSGYNLIGNPFPYPVSWANSLHSTPDSVESWLWGFDGAGFQQVTDIMQPFAGYFLKSLRNGVTVYINPDEVSSASLAKKAEVQRQFAQGEWQVQISAANGTGADNDNVAGVLRSASDEWDAEDFSEPPPAPTDYVTLSFNHPNWKTNPGRYAGDYRPIHPEGNYWDFDIASSNSKASVSVQFVKSGNMPAQFEMYLVDMTTERAYDISSALSYNFAYEKNESDRLFRLIVGTKEYIGSNTNGIPLVPVGYSLDQNYPNPFNPTTTIGYSLAHSGYVTLEIFNVLGQKVKTLFTGDQKIGNYSVVWDGTGDNGAGAASGIYFYRIKTEAFSFTKKMVFLK
- a CDS encoding CsgG/HfaB family protein, with protein sequence MNKRLHRGRVSWLIAIALLWSLAVPFARAQEAAPQTIAILYFENNSVVDRDKLDPLKKGLADMLITEMSKIKGLKVVERQRIQSVVEELNLGESDLVDKGTSQKMGKLLGAKVLLFGGFSNLFGDKLRIDARIVATETGLTLKAEEETGDLDQFLTMLNSLVKKISDDLEVKLSSAEEDQLGSAKDGKFNGYVTYAQALNLEDNGHKLEKEGKIAEAAAMYENAKSMYQKAWDESSGYEPARQKVEEMTALVGKLKKETK